Proteins co-encoded in one Flavobacterium fluviale genomic window:
- a CDS encoding pectinesterase family protein, with amino-acid sequence MKYILALFLLTTLSISAQTLDNKLALTVAQDGSGDFKTIQEAVNNVKDNSEKRVVITIKPGVYKEKLEIPVSKTFITLKGTDRSKTIISFDDYSGKPLREKDPSGKTAFGTGTSYSFLIKGNDCTLENLTVENTAGRVGQAVALHIKSDRVIVKNCNLLGNQDTLYLSEEKTRIYFEKCFINGTTDFIFGAATTYFYKCTIESLTNSYITAASTPQGQAYGFVFVDCKLTAKDKSVDKVFLGRPWRPYAQTVLINTDLGSHIIPEGWNAWIDTRFPDKDKTAYYAEFGSKGVSAKEISQRVSWSHQLNKEDLKKYSKDLVLNGWNPNK; translated from the coding sequence ATGAAATATATTCTAGCATTATTTTTACTAACAACACTTTCAATTTCAGCCCAAACGCTTGATAACAAATTAGCTTTAACCGTTGCGCAAGACGGTTCGGGAGATTTTAAAACCATTCAGGAAGCGGTTAACAATGTAAAAGACAATTCAGAGAAACGCGTTGTAATAACTATAAAGCCAGGAGTTTATAAAGAGAAATTGGAAATACCAGTTTCTAAAACGTTCATCACTTTAAAAGGAACTGATCGAAGTAAAACGATTATTTCATTTGATGATTATTCGGGAAAACCGCTTCGAGAAAAAGATCCATCAGGAAAGACCGCTTTTGGAACGGGAACTTCGTATTCATTTTTAATTAAAGGAAATGACTGTACGTTAGAAAATCTAACTGTAGAAAATACGGCAGGAAGAGTAGGGCAGGCGGTGGCGCTTCATATTAAAAGTGATCGGGTTATCGTAAAGAATTGCAATCTTTTAGGCAATCAGGATACACTTTATTTATCAGAAGAAAAAACTCGTATCTATTTTGAGAAGTGTTTCATCAACGGTACAACTGATTTTATTTTTGGTGCTGCAACAACTTATTTTTATAAATGTACGATCGAAAGTTTAACGAATTCTTATATCACTGCAGCTTCAACTCCGCAAGGACAGGCTTATGGATTTGTTTTCGTTGATTGTAAACTTACAGCCAAAGACAAATCCGTCGATAAAGTATTTTTGGGAAGACCTTGGAGACCCTATGCTCAAACTGTTTTAATTAATACAGACTTAGGTTCGCATATTATTCCAGAGGGTTGGAATGCATGGATTGATACAAGGTTTCCTGATAAAGACAAAACGGCTTACTATGCAGAATTTGGAAGCAAAGGTGTGAGCGCTAAAGAGATTTCTCAAAGAGTGTCATGGTCGCATCAATTAAATAAAGAAGATCTCAAAAAATATAGTAAAGATTTAGTTTTAAACGGATGGAATCCAAATAAGTAA
- a CDS encoding aceric acid hydrolase — protein sequence MKNFLNVSLSLFFVSSGLLSQNKGLVANSESPYSKLQSIGLQDVKWTNGFWKEQFDVETKNTLPYMWDLYHNDEISHAYKNFEIAAGVSKGTFKGPSFHDGDFYKIFEGMAATYAVTKDKKLDQEMDKAIALFAKVQRKDGYIHTPVLIDERWGTLGPEEVKKQLGFEKYNMGHLMTAACIHYRATGKTNFLNIAKGVADFLYDFYKKASPELARNAICPSHYMGIVEMYRTTKNPKYLELANNLIDIRGTTNDGTDDNQDRIPFRQQTTAMGHAVRANYLYAGVADLYAETGEKKLLDNLESIWDDVTYRKMYITGACGSLYDGVSPDGTSYDPTVVQKIHQAYGRPFQLPNATAHTETCANIGNVLWNWRMLQITGDAKYADIVELALYNSVLSGMDLEGEKFLYNNPLNVSNDLPFHQRWGNEREGYIALSNCCAPNVTRTVAEVGNYAYNLSKEGLYVNLYGSNSLKTKSLNGEEIEIEQQTNYPWDGKITLKIVKAPKDLQNFFLRIPGWSQNASVAVNNAKSNDKIVSGTYLKLNQKWKKGDVIELNLPMPVELMEANPLVEEVKNQIAVKRGPLVYCLESDQLPAKTSVNDIALNVNSKFTTNDFILNNRNLVSIEAEAVIKSDNSWNKTLYKPLNSKDATAVPVKLIPYFAWGNKGKGEMTVWMSH from the coding sequence ATGAAAAATTTTTTAAATGTTTCCCTTAGTTTGTTTTTTGTTAGTTCTGGATTACTGTCGCAGAACAAAGGTTTGGTTGCGAATTCAGAAAGTCCGTATTCAAAACTGCAAAGCATTGGTTTACAAGATGTAAAATGGACAAATGGTTTCTGGAAAGAACAATTTGATGTAGAAACCAAAAACACCCTGCCTTATATGTGGGATTTGTATCATAACGATGAGATTTCGCATGCTTACAAAAACTTCGAAATTGCAGCAGGCGTAAGCAAAGGAACGTTTAAAGGTCCTTCGTTTCATGATGGTGATTTCTACAAAATTTTTGAAGGAATGGCAGCAACTTATGCCGTTACAAAAGACAAAAAACTCGATCAGGAAATGGACAAAGCGATTGCGCTTTTCGCAAAAGTACAGCGCAAAGACGGCTACATTCATACACCTGTTTTAATCGATGAGCGCTGGGGAACTTTAGGACCGGAAGAAGTAAAAAAACAGTTGGGTTTTGAGAAATACAATATGGGACATTTAATGACTGCTGCCTGCATTCATTATCGTGCTACAGGAAAAACTAACTTCTTAAATATTGCAAAAGGCGTTGCCGATTTCTTATATGACTTCTACAAAAAAGCATCACCGGAACTGGCTCGAAATGCGATTTGTCCATCACATTATATGGGAATTGTCGAAATGTACAGAACGACTAAAAATCCGAAATACCTGGAACTTGCCAATAATTTGATTGACATTAGAGGAACTACAAATGATGGAACCGACGACAATCAGGATCGCATTCCGTTTAGACAGCAGACTACTGCCATGGGGCACGCCGTAAGAGCGAATTACCTGTATGCAGGAGTAGCTGATTTGTATGCGGAGACAGGAGAAAAGAAATTGTTAGACAATCTGGAATCGATTTGGGATGATGTAACGTATCGTAAAATGTACATTACTGGAGCTTGCGGTTCTTTATACGACGGCGTTTCACCAGACGGAACTTCTTATGATCCAACGGTAGTGCAGAAAATTCACCAGGCGTACGGAAGACCTTTCCAATTGCCAAATGCAACGGCTCATACCGAAACCTGCGCCAATATTGGAAATGTTTTATGGAACTGGAGAATGCTGCAAATTACCGGAGATGCTAAATATGCTGATATTGTGGAATTAGCACTTTATAATAGTGTGCTTTCTGGAATGGATTTGGAAGGAGAAAAATTCCTTTATAATAATCCGCTGAATGTGTCTAATGACCTGCCGTTTCACCAAAGATGGGGAAATGAACGCGAAGGTTATATCGCCTTATCAAACTGTTGTGCGCCAAACGTAACCAGAACAGTTGCGGAAGTTGGAAATTATGCTTACAATCTTTCAAAAGAAGGTTTGTATGTAAATTTATACGGAAGTAATTCTTTGAAAACAAAATCGCTAAACGGAGAAGAAATCGAAATTGAGCAGCAGACGAATTATCCGTGGGACGGAAAAATAACGTTGAAAATTGTAAAAGCGCCAAAAGATCTGCAAAATTTCTTCTTGAGAATTCCGGGCTGGAGTCAGAATGCTTCGGTTGCAGTTAATAACGCAAAGAGTAATGACAAAATCGTTTCTGGCACTTATTTAAAATTAAATCAAAAATGGAAAAAAGGAGATGTGATCGAATTAAATCTTCCAATGCCAGTTGAATTGATGGAAGCCAATCCTTTGGTGGAAGAAGTTAAAAATCAAATCGCTGTAAAAAGAGGACCGCTGGTTTATTGTTTAGAATCAGATCAGCTTCCTGCCAAAACAAGTGTAAATGATATTGCTTTAAATGTGAATTCGAAATTTACGACTAACGACTTCATACTCAATAATAGAAACTTAGTAAGCATTGAGGCAGAAGCGGTCATAAAATCGGATAATTCTTGGAATAAAACTTTGTACAAACCGCTTAATTCCAAAGATGCAACTGCTGTACCAGTAAAATTGATTCCTTATTTTGCATGGGGAAATAAAGGAAAAGGGGAAATGACGGTTTGGATGTCGCATTAA
- a CDS encoding pectate lyase family protein has protein sequence MIKKLISAAFLSLILTTNGQAQSAQNTDKQIVKVDFDFFQRRLEEVHDPSYDSWVINEGKEAEKSFNNVSFKLKGNFTSKWYKVGMSAPHYNKLGSDGLVTSENLELKISGLKAGKHTLLTFHNAFDVITGKTFSPIKIFVNGKLQQTVHASQRANAKIDASMAYITFNAEKGKDVIVRFEIDPTSYPDVVKQIVINGFEIDTPNLMNQARTPEPRNRDEHVEVGKTLTLKWDAVKNVAAHKLYFGEDKNAVENATESSKEFKGKLADKNFTVSDLYSGTTYYWRVDEVDPNGEVTLGNVWSFKPAQLAFPGAEGYGRYAVGGRGGKVIEVTNLNDDGPGSLRDAINQEIGPRTIVFTVSGNIKLESRLVANQPYITIAGQTAPGEGITITRAPIGLTGNDGVVRFLKVRIGGGRTFDGMGLTGADYSIIDHCSISWTIDESFSSRGAHHITLQRTLISEALNVAGHGKYEAGKMHGYAATIGGDIGSFHHNLLAHNYGRNWSIGGGLSGDGFYTGRLDITNNVVYNWGKRATDGGANEVNFVNNYYKPGASTAIFVALNAQHEGVGKGMQRYYFDGNVMPGYFNEKSQDKGRKFTTTNNEKVEYETFVDKPFFPSYVETQSAKAAYKNVLSDVGATQPFFDKHDTRIIGETLKGTFTYKGSKSGLGGMIDNEQDAGGWPNFPSETRPSDWDTDHDGLPNWWEKAFGLNENSKAGDFSDANQDNDKDGYTQLDNYLDWLSTPHYFVNSGEKKVLNAGDFFKGYENKPVYTFSDLKNGKVVLKGKEIQFTTVEKGFASFVLTVKDADGDSMSRTINFFVK, from the coding sequence ATGATAAAGAAATTAATAAGCGCTGCTTTTCTGTCCTTGATTTTGACCACAAACGGACAAGCACAATCAGCTCAGAATACGGACAAACAAATTGTAAAAGTCGACTTTGATTTTTTTCAAAGAAGACTAGAAGAAGTTCATGATCCGAGTTATGATTCTTGGGTTATCAATGAAGGAAAAGAAGCTGAAAAATCATTTAATAATGTATCATTTAAACTAAAAGGAAATTTTACTTCTAAATGGTACAAAGTTGGAATGAGCGCACCGCATTACAACAAATTAGGAAGCGACGGTTTAGTAACTTCTGAAAATTTAGAATTGAAAATCAGCGGATTGAAAGCAGGAAAACACACGCTTTTAACTTTTCATAATGCTTTTGATGTCATTACAGGGAAAACTTTTTCTCCGATAAAAATATTCGTCAACGGAAAACTGCAACAAACGGTACATGCAAGTCAGAGAGCCAATGCTAAAATTGATGCATCGATGGCGTATATCACTTTTAATGCAGAAAAGGGCAAAGATGTAATTGTTCGTTTTGAAATCGATCCGACTTCATATCCTGATGTAGTAAAACAAATCGTAATCAATGGATTTGAAATTGATACGCCAAACCTAATGAATCAGGCGCGTACTCCTGAACCAAGAAACCGTGATGAACATGTTGAAGTGGGTAAAACTCTAACTTTAAAATGGGATGCTGTAAAAAATGTAGCAGCTCACAAGTTGTATTTTGGTGAAGATAAAAATGCGGTAGAAAATGCGACAGAATCTTCAAAAGAATTCAAAGGAAAATTGGCAGATAAAAATTTTACGGTTTCTGATTTATATTCAGGAACAACGTATTACTGGAGAGTGGATGAAGTGGATCCAAATGGCGAAGTAACTTTAGGAAATGTGTGGTCGTTCAAGCCGGCACAATTGGCATTTCCGGGAGCAGAAGGCTACGGCCGTTATGCTGTTGGAGGACGTGGTGGAAAAGTAATCGAAGTAACCAATTTAAATGATGACGGACCTGGAAGTTTACGTGATGCCATCAATCAGGAAATCGGGCCGAGAACGATTGTTTTTACTGTTTCGGGAAATATAAAACTGGAATCGAGATTAGTAGCAAATCAACCTTATATTACAATTGCGGGGCAGACAGCGCCGGGCGAAGGAATTACCATTACCAGAGCACCAATTGGATTAACTGGAAATGATGGTGTTGTTCGCTTTTTAAAAGTGAGAATTGGAGGTGGAAGAACTTTTGACGGAATGGGGTTAACAGGTGCAGATTATAGCATTATTGATCACTGTTCGATTAGCTGGACAATTGATGAATCGTTTAGTTCACGCGGAGCGCATCATATTACATTGCAGCGAACTTTAATTTCAGAAGCATTGAATGTGGCGGGACATGGCAAATATGAAGCTGGAAAAATGCACGGTTATGCGGCTACAATTGGCGGAGACATCGGAAGTTTTCACCATAACTTATTGGCTCATAACTACGGACGCAACTGGAGTATTGGAGGTGGTTTAAGTGGTGACGGATTTTACACAGGAAGATTGGATATCACTAATAATGTGGTTTATAATTGGGGAAAAAGAGCAACAGACGGTGGTGCAAACGAGGTAAATTTTGTCAATAATTATTATAAGCCGGGTGCTTCAACAGCAATTTTTGTGGCATTAAATGCACAGCACGAAGGGGTTGGAAAAGGAATGCAGCGTTATTATTTTGACGGAAATGTGATGCCGGGTTATTTTAATGAGAAATCTCAAGATAAAGGAAGAAAATTTACGACAACAAATAATGAGAAAGTTGAATATGAAACTTTTGTAGATAAACCATTTTTTCCTTCATATGTAGAAACGCAGTCGGCTAAAGCGGCTTATAAAAACGTACTTTCAGATGTTGGGGCGACTCAGCCGTTTTTTGATAAACACGATACCCGAATTATTGGCGAAACTTTAAAAGGAACTTTCACTTATAAAGGAAGCAAAAGCGGTCTGGGCGGCATGATTGATAACGAACAAGATGCTGGAGGATGGCCAAATTTTCCTTCAGAAACGCGTCCTTCAGATTGGGATACCGATCATGACGGATTGCCAAACTGGTGGGAAAAAGCTTTTGGTTTAAACGAAAACTCAAAAGCTGGAGATTTTTCAGATGCAAATCAGGATAATGACAAAGACGGATATACGCAATTAGACAATTATCTGGATTGGCTGTCAACACCGCATTATTTTGTGAATTCAGGTGAAAAGAAAGTTTTAAATGCCGGAGATTTTTTCAAAGGTTATGAAAACAAACCTGTTTACACTTTCTCTGATCTTAAAAATGGAAAAGTAGTTTTAAAAGGAAAAGAAATTCAGTTTACAACCGTTGAAAAAGGATTCGCTTCTTTCGTACTAACCGTAAAAGACGCAGACGGAGATTCAATGAGCAGAACAATTAATTTCTTTGTAAAATAA
- a CDS encoding DUF5703 domain-containing protein translates to MKYIKYILLFTTLCLKAQVPVLDNYNQVWNTQSNNSSESMPLGGGDIGMNVWVEKGDLYFYFSRSGTFDEHNTLLKLGRVKVTLTPNPFEGAAGFYQELKLKEGYVLVGQNDTKIKLWVDVFKPIIHVDLESKNPLKMTASYESWRYKNRDSKGKANNANSYKWAPQGDIITYKDSISFENNGIKFYHRNRENTVFDVAVKQQKMESVKDQMLNPLKHLTFGGFMTGDNLKPEGTYLGKYQSTDFKGFNLSSIKPSKKHTLEIYLNTNQSDFPTWNNGLKSLISVNKNTAKQAEKNTIKWWNTFWNRSFIFTQKKQSNTKDSVYQIGQNYQLFRYMLGCNAYGKYPTKFNGGLFTVDPVFTNPDLDFTPDFRNWGGGTMTAQNQRLVYFPMVKSGDFDMMKSQLDYYLSLQKNAELRSKVYWNHNGASFTEQLENFGLPNPAEYEWKRPTDYDPGMEYNAWLEYEWDTVFEFCQMMLQQKEYAGEDTQKYNAFIISCIRFFDEHYQYLAKQRGRKALDGNGKLVLFPGSGAETYKMANNANSTISALQVITANILNLSAKELSKEDAEYLKGFQNRIPPLNFGQIENHKVLLPAKSWERVNNSEVPQLYPVYPWGIFGIGKPDLETALNTWKYDSDALKFRSHIGWKQDNIFAARLGLTEEAAKYNTLKMANSERRFPAFWGPGFDWVPDHNWGGSGMIGMQEMLLQETDGKIYLFPAWPKDWNVHFKLHAKQNTTVEAELLNGELKVLKVIPEERKKDIINLLGKSEAAKTKLN, encoded by the coding sequence ATGAAATACATAAAATACATACTTCTCTTCACTACGCTTTGCCTTAAAGCGCAAGTCCCTGTGCTCGATAATTACAATCAGGTTTGGAATACTCAGAGCAATAATTCATCAGAATCAATGCCTTTGGGAGGTGGTGATATCGGAATGAATGTGTGGGTAGAAAAAGGCGATTTGTATTTTTATTTTTCGCGAAGCGGGACTTTTGACGAACACAATACTTTATTGAAATTAGGAAGGGTAAAAGTGACGTTAACACCGAATCCTTTTGAGGGAGCAGCAGGTTTTTATCAGGAATTGAAACTAAAAGAAGGATATGTTTTAGTTGGGCAGAATGATACTAAAATCAAACTTTGGGTAGATGTTTTTAAGCCGATAATTCACGTTGATTTAGAAAGTAAAAATCCTCTTAAAATGACGGCTTCTTATGAAAGCTGGCGTTATAAAAACCGAGATTCAAAAGGAAAAGCCAATAATGCCAATTCTTATAAATGGGCACCTCAAGGAGATATTATTACCTATAAAGATTCGATTTCATTTGAAAATAACGGCATAAAATTCTACCACAGAAACAGGGAAAATACCGTTTTTGATGTGGCTGTAAAACAGCAGAAAATGGAATCGGTTAAAGACCAAATGCTGAATCCGCTTAAGCATTTAACTTTCGGTGGCTTTATGACGGGCGATAATCTAAAACCTGAAGGAACGTATTTAGGAAAATACCAATCGACAGATTTTAAAGGTTTTAATTTATCCAGTATAAAACCATCCAAAAAACATACATTAGAAATTTATTTAAATACCAATCAATCTGATTTTCCGACTTGGAATAATGGATTGAAAAGTCTGATTTCTGTAAACAAGAACACAGCAAAACAAGCAGAAAAAAACACGATTAAATGGTGGAATACTTTCTGGAACCGCAGTTTTATTTTTACTCAGAAAAAGCAATCGAATACCAAAGATTCGGTTTATCAAATCGGACAAAATTATCAGTTGTTTCGATATATGCTCGGCTGTAATGCTTACGGAAAATATCCAACAAAATTCAACGGCGGATTGTTTACCGTTGATCCCGTTTTTACGAATCCTGATTTAGATTTTACGCCCGATTTCAGGAATTGGGGTGGAGGAACCATGACGGCTCAAAATCAGCGTTTGGTTTATTTTCCGATGGTAAAAAGCGGTGATTTTGATATGATGAAATCACAGTTGGATTATTATTTGAGTTTACAGAAAAATGCCGAATTAAGAAGCAAAGTTTATTGGAATCATAACGGTGCATCATTTACAGAACAATTGGAAAATTTCGGTTTACCAAATCCCGCAGAATACGAATGGAAACGTCCCACAGATTACGATCCGGGAATGGAATATAATGCGTGGCTGGAATATGAATGGGATACGGTTTTTGAATTTTGCCAAATGATGTTGCAACAAAAAGAATATGCTGGAGAAGATACTCAGAAATACAATGCTTTCATAATTAGTTGTATTCGTTTTTTTGATGAGCATTATCAATATTTGGCGAAACAAAGAGGAAGAAAAGCTTTGGACGGAAACGGTAAACTGGTTCTTTTTCCAGGCTCGGGAGCAGAAACATATAAAATGGCAAATAATGCCAATAGTACCATTTCGGCTTTACAAGTTATTACAGCCAATATTTTAAACCTTTCTGCAAAAGAATTGTCCAAAGAAGATGCCGAATATTTAAAAGGATTTCAAAATAGAATTCCGCCTTTAAATTTCGGTCAGATTGAAAATCACAAAGTTTTACTTCCTGCAAAATCTTGGGAAAGAGTGAATAATTCGGAAGTACCGCAATTGTATCCCGTTTATCCGTGGGGAATTTTTGGCATTGGAAAACCTGATTTGGAAACGGCTTTAAATACATGGAAGTACGATTCTGATGCTCTGAAATTTAGAAGCCATATTGGGTGGAAACAAGACAATATTTTTGCAGCACGTTTGGGATTAACAGAAGAAGCTGCGAAATACAATACCTTAAAAATGGCCAATTCAGAAAGACGTTTCCCTGCTTTTTGGGGACCAGGATTTGACTGGGTTCCAGATCATAATTGGGGCGGTTCAGGAATGATAGGCATGCAGGAAATGCTTTTGCAGGAAACTGACGGAAAAATTTATCTTTTCCCAGCCTGGCCAAAGGATTGGAACGTTCATTTTAAATTGCATGCGAAACAAAATACAACGGTTGAAGCCGAACTCCTGAATGGAGAATTGAAGGTTTTAAAAGTTATTCCGGAAGAAAGAAAAAAAGATATTATAAATCTGCTTGGAAAATCTGAAGCAGCAAAAACAAAATTAAACTAA
- a CDS encoding sialate O-acetylesterase, with amino-acid sequence MKKSIIALLTILATLQINAKIKLPALFTDNMMLQQKSNAPIWGWSEKNANVTVKTSWDSKTYKVKTDNSGKWNTALQTPSFGGPFTIEVSEGSEKVIIKNVLIGEVWLCSGQSNMEMPLKGFQGQPVKNGNEIIVRSTNKNIRLITIPRATVLEPLQDFEGKWEVASPKSTSNFSATAWYFGSLLQEVLDVPVGLIHVSYGGSSMEAWMNQEMLKDFASAKIPTTKEELAKDPNRVPTTLFNGMLSPVIGYGIKGCIWYQGESNYERASEYTALMKKMVSSWRALWKQGDFPFYYAQIAPFNYASFHPKDYLEKYNSAYLREAQFKASKEIPNSGMAVLMDVGEENNIHPMDKEKGGNRLAFQALAKTYGIEGFEFESPKYKLMEIKDGAVTVSFDDVANGITSYDKEVTGFEIAGEDKVFYPAKTVVRRKSVVLTSDKVKKPFAIRYLWKDFAKAELFSAGGLPVSSFRTDEW; translated from the coding sequence ATGAAAAAATCAATTATTGCATTATTAACGATTTTAGCAACCCTTCAAATCAATGCCAAAATCAAATTACCAGCTTTGTTTACTGATAACATGATGCTGCAGCAAAAGTCAAATGCGCCAATTTGGGGCTGGTCAGAAAAGAACGCTAATGTTACAGTAAAAACTTCGTGGGATTCTAAAACCTACAAGGTAAAAACAGACAACTCCGGTAAATGGAATACAGCTTTGCAAACTCCGTCATTTGGCGGTCCGTTTACAATTGAAGTTTCGGAAGGAAGCGAAAAGGTGATCATAAAAAATGTGTTAATCGGAGAAGTTTGGTTGTGTTCCGGACAATCCAATATGGAAATGCCTTTGAAAGGTTTTCAGGGACAGCCCGTAAAAAACGGAAACGAAATCATTGTAAGATCAACCAATAAAAATATTCGGTTAATCACCATTCCGCGTGCGACTGTTTTAGAACCTTTGCAGGATTTTGAAGGAAAATGGGAAGTAGCTTCTCCAAAATCAACTTCAAATTTTAGCGCTACGGCTTGGTATTTTGGTTCTCTTTTACAAGAAGTTTTAGACGTTCCGGTTGGTTTGATTCATGTTTCTTACGGAGGTTCAAGCATGGAAGCGTGGATGAATCAGGAAATGCTTAAAGATTTCGCCAGCGCTAAAATTCCGACTACAAAAGAAGAGTTGGCAAAAGATCCAAACCGTGTGCCTACAACTTTATTTAACGGAATGCTTTCGCCTGTAATTGGTTACGGAATAAAAGGCTGTATCTGGTATCAGGGAGAATCGAATTACGAAAGAGCATCTGAATACACCGCTTTAATGAAAAAAATGGTTTCAAGCTGGAGAGCTTTGTGGAAACAAGGAGATTTCCCTTTTTACTACGCTCAGATAGCGCCGTTTAATTATGCCTCTTTCCATCCAAAAGATTATTTGGAGAAATACAATTCGGCTTATTTGAGAGAGGCGCAGTTTAAAGCTTCAAAGGAAATTCCGAATTCAGGAATGGCAGTTTTGATGGATGTTGGAGAAGAAAATAACATTCACCCAATGGACAAAGAAAAAGGAGGAAACCGACTGGCATTTCAGGCTTTGGCAAAAACCTACGGAATTGAAGGTTTCGAATTTGAAAGTCCGAAATACAAATTGATGGAAATAAAAGACGGAGCGGTTACGGTTTCTTTTGATGATGTTGCCAACGGAATTACCTCTTATGATAAAGAAGTAACTGGTTTTGAAATAGCGGGAGAAGACAAAGTTTTCTATCCGGCAAAAACGGTAGTGAGAAGAAAATCAGTTGTTTTAACTTCGGATAAAGTAAAGAAACCATTTGCTATCCGTTATTTATGGAAGGATTTTGCAAAAGCGGAATTGTTTAGTGCAGGCGGTTTGCCGGTTTCTTCGTTTAGAACGGATGAATGGTAA